The following nucleotide sequence is from Streptomyces pactum.
TACCTCGACTCGAACGTGGAGGGCGTGCTGGCGCTGCTCGCGGACGACCTGGTCTGAGGTACGGGCCCGGGCCGGGCCCTTGTCCGCGGACGCGTCGGCGCCGGCCCTCCTGGGCCCCGGCCGTCGGCGCCCCGGCCGTCGGCGCCCGGGCCGTCGGCGCCCGGGCACAGGGCCGGGTGCGGGCCGTCCTGCCCGGCCCGACCCGTTCACCCCTGCCTGTCCTGCCGGGCACACCCCGTCCGGGCCAAGCCGAGGCGCCGTCCCGCCCGGGCCGGCCCCGTCCGGCCCGGGCGCACCCCCGCGACCCGTGCCGGACGCGCCCGGGACCGGCGGCACCGGCCGTCGGGCCGGGGCCGCCACCGTCACACCGTCCTGCCACGAGGACTGGACCGCCCGCCCACCGGCGCCGTCACGGGGCCCGGGCCCCCCAACCACCGGTGCCGTCACCTCCGCGCCGGACCACCGCCACCGCGCCGTTCGTCCCCGGCCGGGCCGAACACCACCGGAGCGGCGCGTCGTACCGCCCCCGCGCACCGGGGCGGCGCCGCCCGTGCGCAGCGGGACCGTGCCGCCGGATCAGCCGAACCAGCCGGTGAACGGAGTGGTCGCCTCCGCCGCCCGGCGCTCGGCCCTGGCCAGGGCTCGTTCGGCCTCCCGCCGCCACCGTGCCGGGTCCGCCTGTTCCCGCCGGCCGGCGACCGGGGTGCGCCGGGGTGCGCGCAGGCCCGCCTCGGCCGCCGCCCCGAAGAAGTCCCCGCCCTTCCGCCGGACGTCGTCGGTGCCCCAGTCCCGGTCGCTCCGCCGCGGCGCGTCGGCCTCGTCGCCGTCCCGGCCGGGGTCGTACCGCCCCCGGTTCTCCCGAACGCCCCGGTCTCCCCGGTCCTCCGGCCGGTTCCGGCCGTCGAGGCCGGCCCCACCGCCGTGGCCGTCCCGGCCGTCGTGACCGTCCCCGCCCTCGCGGCCGGCGCCGACCCGTGCCGGTGGGCCCTGCTCCGGGGCGCGGGAGCCGTCCGCCCGGCCGCGCACCGGTTCCGGGTGACCCGGCGCGCCGGGCTCCGCCTCCGGAGCCGGGTGCGGGGCCGGCCGCTCCTCGGGCGGGCGCACCCCGCCACGGTCCGCGCCGCGCGACTGCCGCGGTACCGCCTTCGCCAGCCGGGGGATGTGCTTGGCGCAGTGGATGTACGCCTCCTCCACGCTCACCTCGACCCAGACCACGGCCCGGCGGCCGGGGACGGGATCGACCGGCAGCCCGGGGTGCAGCCTCCGCATCAGGTCGTCCTCCACCAGCCGGGCGCTGCCGTTGACGTGCAGCCCGATGCGGTCCTTCAGGAAGTCGATCAGAAGGATGCCCACATGCGGGTTCTCCTCGATGTTG
It contains:
- a CDS encoding pyridoxamine 5'-phosphate oxidase family protein; amino-acid sequence: MQRRLGTVERADRFYDEQVLDHLNPRMREFVSRQEMFFLATADRHGECDSTFRAGPPGFLQVFDDRTLAYPEYRGNGVLASLGNIEENPHVGILLIDFLKDRIGLHVNGSARLVEDDLMRRLHPGLPVDPVPGRRAVVWVEVSVEEAYIHCAKHIPRLAKAVPRQSRGADRGGVRPPEERPAPHPAPEAEPGAPGHPEPVRGRADGSRAPEQGPPARVGAGREGGDGHDGRDGHGGGAGLDGRNRPEDRGDRGVRENRGRYDPGRDGDEADAPRRSDRDWGTDDVRRKGGDFFGAAAEAGLRAPRRTPVAGRREQADPARWRREAERALARAERRAAEATTPFTGWFG